The DNA sequence GCTGCCTTTCCTGAAAATAGTTGTTTCTCTGAAACAGTGTATCCTGTTTTTTCTCTTTATCTGCGCTTTCCAGCGGCAATGTATTGTTTTTCCTGATATCTTTCTTACTCTCTTTGAAATAGTCTTTAAATCCATTCATACTGACCGTATTTTCTGAAATATAGAAACTTTTATTTCCTTCGCCAAAATACGAAGAGAAATTTGCTCCCAAATGTCCCAGGTGATCCTTAGTTGCGACCGGTTCGTCATTCACAAACAATCGCTCGGCAAAATAGGATGAAAAGCCATTTTCGCGCGCCAAGCTTACCGGTATGCCTGTCTCAGGTTCAGAAGCTGCCTTATTCGCCAACCGATTGGCCTGAACTTCTCTGGACCTGGCGGTACTGATCCTTTTCGACAGTTCATCTGATCTAGCTTGTTCAGTTGATCTGGCCTTGTCAACTGGCCGGTCTTTCATTGTATTCTTTTTCCGCTTATATTCATCATATCTGTTATCATATTCATCATCATCATCATCATCATCATCGTCAAATTCCTGTTCACGCTTTGTTCCGGACATAAGCCAACAAACAACCGCAAAAATCAAACAAATTACCGGCAGGCCAAGTGCGTAATTTCCGAGAAGTTCTTTAAAGAAACTAAAAACATTGGTCGAAAACTCCTGGATCTCGAAATAGCCCAGGATCCCAATCAGAAACATAAAAAAATACAGCAGCGAAAGTGCTTTTATAAGTATTCTTCCAACCAGCCTCAAGGTTTACCACTCCTAACATTTATCGATATCATTGATCTCAGTCGATCTGCAGATATTCCATAAGATTAAGCACGCATTTTTCCGGAACCGAGACCTCTCCAATTTCGACCTGACTGAAAAAGCCATGATAGTCGCTGCCACCTGTTGCGAGAGTCCTGTATTTTCGTGACAGTTCTTCAAAATAGGTAATCTTCTCTTCACGTTGAACCCAGTAACCGTAATAGACTTCAATTCCAATCGGCTTGTAACTCAAAAGATCCTCAGTCAGGGACTGGTCGATTAGTCCCGGATGAGCCAGGACAGGAAGCCCGCCTGTTTCGAGAATCAGATCAACCGCATCAGGAAAGGGGTTGCCTTCATAGGGTATATAGGCTGTTCCGCCGGGCCTGAGACAGGACGCAAGATTATCCCAATTAATAGTGAGATTTTGATCACGTTCAGTTTTATTCCAGATCGAGTAAATAATATGAGACTTGCTGACGACGCCTTCGAAACTTGCTGTATTTTCAATCTCCTGCCATTCGAGCATCAGTCCCAAATCTTTTAACTTTCCGAGCATCAATTTTGTAACAGCAGTTCTCTCTTTACGGATTTGCTGAAGCTTTTCCTGAAGATAGTCATTATTAATGTCTCGGTAATAGCCCAACAGGTGAATCTCCCGATTCTTGTAATAGGTATTCAACTCAAGTCCGGGTATAATCCGGATTCCGTAATCCGGCGCAATGTTTTGCGCCTTGGTGACACCGGATGTTGTCTCATGATCGGTAATGGCGACAATATCCATCCCTTTTAAAGAAGAAATTTGCATAATCTCTTCAACCTTGAGACTTCCGTCAGACTGATTGGTGTGAATATGAAGGTCAGTTTTCAATCGTAACGATCCTCTCGCCAAGATTTGCTATAATGTTTTCTTTTATACTATTTTATTCGTTTTTTACGGCAAAAATCCTTCAAAATAATTTGAATGATTGTTATATGTATGATCTGCCATCAATTTAAATGCAGACTGAAATGTTATCGTGTCAATAGTCTGCGATAATGTCACCCTGATAGGGTGATAACTGTGCAGCAGAAATGTCATCCCTAAGTTTCTTGGAATAGAAAATTTCGGTATAGCCAAACCAAGGGGAATTAGTTTTGTTTTTAGGTTTAATTAAAGTCTCAGAAGGTAGGCAATTAGTAGAGTTGTCTGGCTGAGAGATATGTATTATACTTTCCTTAGGCTGAGTATTAAGCGGTTCTGGTTTAATCACAAGGCCCTTGAAAAGAACCTGCATTCCGATATGTTTACTGGTTGCTACAGTAATCGTGTCATGAGGGGATGCAGGGATTTCTTTATTATCCTTAGAAATTGGCAACCGGTATTTCTGACCTCTATAAGAAAAGGAAAGGCCTGAATCAAGCTTTCTTGTTTCATGTATAGCAAAGGTTAACTGAAATGCAGCCAAATCCTGTTTGGGCAAATAGGCCTTTTCCATGCTGGCAGCCTGGACGGAGAATTTGCGGTTGTAATAGGGAATATATTGCCTCAGGAATTCATTAGCCTGTTCAATTGAATTAATGCCTTTACGCTTCATATCTTTAGGCAAACGATCCTGCAAAGTTTCCCAGAGCCTTTCAATCCCCCCTTTAGCTTGTGCAGACTTGGCAATGATAAGTAGAATTTTGGTTTCTCTGAGAGCTCTTGCGAAGTGGGGTTGACGCTCGACTTTACCAGTTAGTTCTTCATCTAGTGTCAGTTTCTTTTTTGTTTTACTGTCATAAGCAAAGACTGTTCTACCATCGGTGTAAATTTCCCTTGGCAAATGGCCGTCTTGATTCATCTGAAACATCAACTCACAATACCCTTCAAAGGTTTCTTCCTTTTCGAAATGAAGAGCTAGAATACGACCTGTGGCATCATCTACAGCACCATGAAGGTGCAGGTAGGAGTCATTGCCCAGCCAATCATAACTGGAAGCATCCATCTGAACGAGTTCTCCTTCACGTTTACGGGCATTTCTTGACCGATGTTTCTTCGGTCTTCGTTTGGCCTTTGGGGATCGAATACCACTGGCTTTTAGATGTCTTGAAACAGTGCTGACAGAGACAAATATCCCCTTGTCTTCAGCGAGAACATCGGTAGCATGGCAAAAGTTATAGTTGATCAATTCCTTTTCGTAAATCTCAATGATGTTCAAGGCTAACTTTGGATCTAAGGCATTAGCAGGCTTACGTCCTCTGTTTTTATGCAGAATGCTCATGACCCCATTGGCGGTGGCCTCCACTTTCAACCGCTGTACTTGTCTGACGCTGAGATTTAGAAGCCCTGTGCTTGTTTGTTTAATAAATGGCCTGCCAATAATTCTTCGATAATGGTTACTTTTCTTGCTTCTTGCTTGCTCATTTCTAATTTCATCCTCCCATTATATCTGTTTTGTGAGGGGATGACATTTTCCTTGAAGAATTATACTATGACATTATCGCAGATCAACAACAAGACTGAAATGTTATCGTGTCAATAGTCTGCGATAATGTCACCCTGATAGGGTGATAACTGTGCAGCAGAAATGTCATCCCTAAGTTTCTTGGAATAGAAAATTTCGGTATAGCCAAACCAAGGGGAATTAGTTTTGTTTTTAGGTTTAATTAAAGTCTCAGAAGGTAGGCAATTAGTAGAGTTGTCTGGCTGAGAGATATGTATTATACTTTCCTTAGGCTGAGTATTAAGCGGTTCTGGTTTAATCACAAGGCCCTTGAAAAGAACCTGCATTCCGATATGTTTACTGGTTGCTACAGTAATCGTGTCATGAGGGGATGCAGGGATTTCTTTATTATCCTTAGAAATTGGCAACCGGTATTTCTGACCTCTATAAGAAAAGGAAAGGCCTGAATCAAGCTTTCTTGTTTCATGTATAGCAAAGGTTAACTGAAATGCAGCCAAATCCTGTTTGGGCAAATAGGCCTTTTCCATGCTGGCAGCCTGGACGGAGAATTTGCGGTTGTAATAGGGAATATATTGCCTCAGGAATTCATTAGCCTGTTCAATTGAATTAATGCCTTTACGCTTCATATCTTTAGGCAAACGATCCTGCAAAGTTTCCCAGAGCCTTTCAATCCCCCCTTTAGCTTGTGCAGACTTGGCAATGATAAGTAGAATTTTGGTTTCTCTGAGAGCTCTTGCGAAGTGGGGTTGACGCTCGACTTTACCAGTTAGTTCTTCATCTAGTGTCAGTTTCTTTTTTGTTTTACTGTCATAAGCAAAGACTGTTCTACCATCGGTGTAAATTTCCCTTGGCAAATGGCCGTCTTGATTCATCTGAAACATCAACTCACAATACCCTTCAAAGGTTTCTTCCTTTTCGAAATGAAGAGCTAGAATACGACCTGTGGCATCATCTACAGCACCATGAAGGTGCAGGTAGGAGTCATTGCCCAGCCAATCATAACTGGAAGCATCCATCTGAACGAGTTCTCCTTCACGTTTACGGGCATTTCTTGACCGATGTTTCTTCGGTCTTCGTTTGGCCTTTGGGGATCGAATACCACTGGCTTTTAGATGTCTTGAAACAGTGCTGACAGAGACAAATATCCCCTTGTCTTCAGCGAGAACATCGGTAGCATGGCAAAAGTTATAGTTGATCAATTCCTTTTCGTAAATCTCAATGATGTTCAAGGCTAACTTTGGATCTAAGGCATTAGCAGGCTTACGTCCTCTGTTTTTATGCAGAATGCTCATGACCCCATTGGCGGTGGCCTCCACTTTCAACCGCTGTACTTGTCTGACGCTGAGATTTAGAAGCCCTGCTGCTTGTTTGTTTAATAAATGGCCTGCCAATAATTCTTCGATAATGGTTACTTTTCTTGCTTCTTGCTTGCTCATTTCTAATTTCATCCTCCCATTATATCTGTTTTGTGAGGGGATGACATTTTCCTTGAAGAATTATACTATGACATTATCGCAGATCAACAACAGACTGAAATGTTATCGTTGACACAATCAAGTAATTCCGATATAATAGCTTTCGTCGTCAACTGTAGGAAAACACCCAGGGGATTAGTTTAATGGTAGAACAGCGGTCTCCAAAACCGTCAGTGAGGGTTCAACTCCTTCATCCCCTGCCAAGTGAATTTAAGGCTCAGAGGCCTTTTTTTATTTTTGTATTTATGCTTTGGGGCAGATTTTGGATAGTTTTTTTAACCGGAGAAAAAAAATAAGGGAATCGGAATTATCCGACTCCCTTATTTTTATTTCTATTTCTTTAGGTTATGATCTTTTTGATTTCAGATCATTTTGATATGTATCACTTGATTCACTTGATTTATTGCTTTTCTTTAAGCTTTTACTATTAAGTCTAAGATGAAATAGCACTAAAGCAACTAATAAGAAACCGGGAATAACATGGACGCTTTCAAAGATTTCTTTGGGGATTATTTCATTTGTTAGCGCGGTAATCACCAAGATCAGAAGATCAATACAGAGCAATACATTAACAATTTTTTTTCCTTTATCCGTATCCAATTCAATCACTCCTTTCATTAATAGATAGGTAATATATTAACAATCAATTATGTCCTTTATGTGAAATAATGGTGACAGTTATGTGAAATTCGAATGGACAAGGTGAATTTGATATGCTCCCTGTTTCTTTTAATTTGCAATTTTTCTGTATTTTTGATCACTTGGGAACATCTACAAAATTGAAACGGTATAAAAAGATTTTGTAATCCCATACTAAAATTAAAGGAGGGTTAATATGAGCTGGAGAGAATCACGATTTATGCAGGTTGTGTGGACTGTTATTCGCGTATATATTGGTTGGGAGTGGCTGAGTGCCGGTATCAGCAAAACTTTTGGAGCAAGTGCTGCAGCCTGGGTAGGCCCGAACGCAGGAGCGGCAGTTACAGGTTTTTTACAAGGAGCCCTCGCCAAAACTGGCGGCCAGCATCCTGATGTATCCTGGTGGTATGCATCATTTATTCAAAATATTGCTCTTCCAAATGCCAAAGTGTTTGGTTATGTGATTGCCTGGGGAGAACTTCTGGTTGGCTTGGGATTAATCCTCGGTTGCTTCACGACCATCGCTTTACTTGCGGCAGTCTTTCTAAACATGAGTTACCTACTGGCTGGTGCAGTCAGCACCAATCCGATGTTATTATTCTGGGAAGCTTTACTGCTTTGGGCCGGCGCAGCTGCCTACTACTGGGGAGTGGACAGAATACTTATACCCCAGTGGAAAAAACGACGACTCAAGCAAGGTATAGCGTAACAAAGTTTTTGAATTGGAATATTAAAGACACAGATTCTTGATCTGTGTCTTTAATAGTTTCTCGTTTTATAACAAAAACAAAGATTTTTCAAATTCCTTTTAGAAAAAATCTTTTCCCTTTTGGGCTTTTCATCAAACGTTTTTCTAGCCCTTTTTGTTCCTCATAAAAACCATTGACTCCTCAAGAGATCAATGGTATATTTGAATTTGATAGATAATTTTTATATTTGCATACAATATTTCTATTTTACTATATCACATATCTTTTTGATTGTCAATATCCTCTTGGCATAATCCTCTGATTAAATCAATACAACAGTGAAAGGGTGTCGGAAATGGAACCATTTATGCTGCTCCCTCCTGCCATGATCAACAAGATGGCCGTGCATGAGATCCTGGAATGCAACGAACAGACGGCCCGCTTTGGTTTACAGCTTTCAGCATCAGAAGCCTTGGAGCTTGTAGAAACACGGGCTCATTCTCTTCGCAGCTTCGGACGGGTTGAATTTGCAGGCGGCATGATTAATAAGCTCATTCTCCGCTTTTGTGATTCCCCTTTTCTCTCCTGTCACAATTATGCCTCTGCCTTAAATGACCTGATTGAGACATTTTATTATTTTAAGAATGAGACGCTTGATGAAATAAGCGACGACGAGTTAATCGGACTGATGAAGGTTTATTTTGACGGGAACTGTCAGGGCTCGCTTGAGCTGCTGCAAAACCGCGAACTGGAAACGCTTGCCCGTAATATCCGCTATGGCCTGACGGATTATTGGAACGTATATCTAGACAAAGATGATCAGGAAGATGAGGAGGCAGATGCATGGTGAATATCCGGAGAAAGAACGCAGAATTGAATACGCATCTTGATGAAACTACTGTATTACAGTCATTCTTGGAACAGGCTTATCAGTATGGATTATTGACAGATGTTGAAGTGCAGAATATTCAAATACAAATCATTGCGCTCCTGACGAAACAACTGAAAAGGTTTACACATGGCGACAGCTGCTCCGTAAAGTCGGAAACAGCGCAAAGTATCATGCTGTCCATCCTGTATACGATCGGTATCTATCTGAAAAGCCTGTCTGATCCCGATCTCTGTCTGAATTGTCTCAGGCAAAACCAAATAAACAATCTGTTTCAGGAAGGCATAAATATTATTGATCTTCGAATCAGCGAAGCTAAGACACTTCTGTCTGCAATTGTTCATGATCGTTTGACCTTTGATAATCAGGCCTACAGCGATACGCTCGAGAATGGCATTCCGGCATTTTTTACAGCTTATGATCCGGAATTCGCTGCGCACGAAACTCCCGGTTCAATCGATTACCCGCTAAGCAATGATCAGATGGATTTAACAGGGATTGTCTATATTCATCATTACTTGCAGCAATTATACCGCGAGGATACTTTCTGTCTGAATTTCCCCGGTGATGACATCCATTGTTTGCTGCGCGGGTATCACAATCATTCCGAGGACTTGCTGCTGAATGTTTTTGACCTGGTATTTGCTCAATCGCTTGGTTCGGTACTGGCTGGTAAACCTGCGCGTCAATTAAATATCAGTCATCAGGACCGGGAATACCTTCAGCAGAGATTAGCAAATCTTCCAGACCAAGAACTTGATCTTGAGCTGCAGCATGCTTTGACGCAAGTCAGCGACGACCTCAGGCTCGATGACTGTAGCTTGGTTCAGCTACTGGAAGAAAGTATAATTCCATTTGCTATAAGACTCAAAAATGCTTTGAGCAATGAGACGTTAGAAGCAGTCTTTATTACTTTAAAGTCACAATCGGAGCGTTCTTCCTTCGTTTTTGAAGACGGGCCTAGATTAGCAGATGACGTATTCCGGGACATTACCGAAGAAATCCGACAATGCCGTTATATTGAAGACAAGCTTACAATCATCCGGAGAGAAATCCGCAGTGTCGCCGACCTGGCAGACATTCTCGAAGCATCCTGTCTTTTTGAAGATGAATATGACAGTGTTTATCATTCTTTAACCTCACTGGAACTTGCACTGCTGATCAAATCATTCCCGGCTCCCGATCCGTCATTATTTATCCGTTCCGGACACGCAGCCACTGAAGAAATAAAAGAATGGCAGGTTCGGCTGATTTCTTTTTTAGACCGTCTTGTGCCGTCTGAACTGTCTACCCTGCTTCATCTTGCTGAAGGTATAACAATTATTTAAGCGTGTACTTCTCAACAGCTTAAAGGCTCGTGATCATTCGAATGCTTCGTGCCTCAGCAAAAAAAGCAGGGCCTCTGCTCTGCTTTTTTTGTTAATAAGACTGCATTCTTCATTATTCTTTTTTCTGCTATGTATCTTGGTCTGAAAAGAGCACGCAATGATCTACCTTGCACCACCATAGATGGTTGATTACCTAGCCATGATCTTTCGACCATAACCAAGCAGGTCGCCACCTATGATCATGGTTTGTTCGACCATGCAAGATATCTTAACAGCTGACAGCAACCTCACGGCTGCAGCCAACCATTAATTCTATAACTTTGTAACGAACTTACAAACTCATAGAATATACGACACCCGGCATAATCTTAGCTCGACCCTTAACGATAGGTTGGAACCCTAAAACAATAAAAATTAATCGACTGCCTTAAAGCTTTTCCCAACCGTTAAAAATCTTCCCTCCGACTGCCTGAAAGCCTTTGACCTTCAGCCAATCTTTGGCCGACCCGGTTACACCCCCGAAAGAGCATAACAGAATCTTGGCTCAACCATTACGTACCCTTTTACGATCTTAGAATTCGCATTTTTGCTGTTTTTTATCCAGGCAATAAATTCCTCACTTTTTCGTTGAGGGATGGATCAGTCACCGCCAAAGTCGAACAAATCACTTAAAAAAGAT is a window from the Dehalobacter sp. DCA genome containing:
- a CDS encoding PHP domain-containing protein; protein product: MKTDLHIHTNQSDGSLKVEEIMQISSLKGMDIVAITDHETTSGVTKAQNIAPDYGIRIIPGLELNTYYKNREIHLLGYYRDINNDYLQEKLQQIRKERTAVTKLMLGKLKDLGLMLEWQEIENTASFEGVVSKSHIIYSIWNKTERDQNLTINWDNLASCLRPGGTAYIPYEGNPFPDAVDLILETGGLPVLAHPGLIDQSLTEDLLSYKPIGIEVYYGYWVQREEKITYFEELSRKYRTLATGGSDYHGFFSQVEIGEVSVPEKCVLNLMEYLQID
- a CDS encoding ISNCY family transposase, producing the protein MEATANGVMSILHKNRGRKPANALDPKLALNIIEIYEKELINYNFCHATDVLAEDKGIFVSVSTVSRHLKASGIRSPKAKRRPKKHRSRNARKREGELVQMDASSYDWLGNDSYLHLHGAVDDATGRILALHFEKEETFEGYCELMFQMNQDGHLPREIYTDGRTVFAYDSKTKKKLTLDEELTGKVERQPHFARALRETKILLIIAKSAQAKGGIERLWETLQDRLPKDMKRKGINSIEQANEFLRQYIPYYNRKFSVQAASMEKAYLPKQDLAAFQLTFAIHETRKLDSGLSFSYRGQKYRLPISKDNKEIPASPHDTITVATSKHIGMQVLFKGLVIKPEPLNTQPKESIIHISQPDNSTNCLPSETLIKPKNKTNSPWFGYTEIFYSKKLRDDISAAQLSPYQGDIIADY
- a CDS encoding ISNCY family transposase, producing the protein MKLEMSKQEARKVTIIEELLAGHLLNKQAAGLLNLSVRQVQRLKVEATANGVMSILHKNRGRKPANALDPKLALNIIEIYEKELINYNFCHATDVLAEDKGIFVSVSTVSRHLKASGIRSPKAKRRPKKHRSRNARKREGELVQMDASSYDWLGNDSYLHLHGAVDDATGRILALHFEKEETFEGYCELMFQMNQDGHLPREIYTDGRTVFAYDSKTKKKLTLDEELTGKVERQPHFARALRETKILLIIAKSAQAKGGIERLWETLQDRLPKDMKRKGINSIEQANEFLRQYIPYYNRKFSVQAASMEKAYLPKQDLAAFQLTFAIHETRKLDSGLSFSYRGQKYRLPISKDNKEIPASPHDTITVATSKHIGMQVLFKGLVIKPEPLNTQPKESIIHISQPDNSTNCLPSETLIKPKNKTNSPWFGYTEIFYSKKLRDDISAAQLSPYQGDIIADY
- a CDS encoding DoxX family membrane protein, whose product is MSWRESRFMQVVWTVIRVYIGWEWLSAGISKTFGASAAAWVGPNAGAAVTGFLQGALAKTGGQHPDVSWWYASFIQNIALPNAKVFGYVIAWGELLVGLGLILGCFTTIALLAAVFLNMSYLLAGAVSTNPMLLFWEALLLWAGAAAYYWGVDRILIPQWKKRRLKQGIA
- a CDS encoding DUF6323 family protein, giving the protein MEPFMLLPPAMINKMAVHEILECNEQTARFGLQLSASEALELVETRAHSLRSFGRVEFAGGMINKLILRFCDSPFLSCHNYASALNDLIETFYYFKNETLDEISDDELIGLMKVYFDGNCQGSLELLQNRELETLARNIRYGLTDYWNVYLDKDDQEDEEADAW
- a CDS encoding DUF6179 domain-containing protein codes for the protein MVNIRRKNAELNTHLDETTVLQSFLEQAYQYGLLTDVEVQNIQIQIIALLTKQLKRFTHGDSCSVKSETAQSIMLSILYTIGIYLKSLSDPDLCLNCLRQNQINNLFQEGINIIDLRISEAKTLLSAIVHDRLTFDNQAYSDTLENGIPAFFTAYDPEFAAHETPGSIDYPLSNDQMDLTGIVYIHHYLQQLYREDTFCLNFPGDDIHCLLRGYHNHSEDLLLNVFDLVFAQSLGSVLAGKPARQLNISHQDREYLQQRLANLPDQELDLELQHALTQVSDDLRLDDCSLVQLLEESIIPFAIRLKNALSNETLEAVFITLKSQSERSSFVFEDGPRLADDVFRDITEEIRQCRYIEDKLTIIRREIRSVADLADILEASCLFEDEYDSVYHSLTSLELALLIKSFPAPDPSLFIRSGHAATEEIKEWQVRLISFLDRLVPSELSTLLHLAEGITII